The Myroides phaeus DNA segment TGATGTTATCACCTAAATTTTCAATTGCTTTATCTAACTCTGATTTACTAACTATTCTATTCCATTTAGCACCATCCCAGTAGTAGAAACCTTTAGGTAATGTTATTATGTTATTATCTGTTGCATCTTTTACTTCATTTACTTCATTTATATTGTAAACCAAAAGACTTTCTACTTGACTACCTTCTATTGGTTTATAAATTTTTATGTCTGTCAATTCAACTCTCGGAATCAATAAACCTTTAGTGGTAGAGAAAATCTCAAGTTCAGCTGAAACAGCAGGATCAGGTGTCCCGATACCTACCTGTGCGTTAGCGAAATAAACTGATCCTAACAATGCTGCGATTAACGTAATTTTTTTCATGTCTAATAAAGTGTTTGTGTTATTACTATTGTTGTTTATATTTTAATTTTGTGTGTTACGTTCAAGTTTGATTTAACTGAACAGTTTTTTGTTTTTACCTTAATAGGTATTCTTCTACCTACTAAGCAACCATTTCTATACGTCTGTACAAATATTACCTCATACAATACTCCAGTAGGTTTTCCATCATCATCTACCTCTTCAATAGGCGTAATCTTACCTGGCATTTTAAATTTATTATTACCTAAATCCGTAAGCTCATCCCCGCCTTTTTCTTGGGTAAAAATCTTGTAAGTACTACAAGCGTCACTTGGCAAAATTTCTAACACACCACTATTACAGATGTCCTTTGTATCTTTTTCAATGTCAAAATTACTTCCCAAGTCAATCTTTGGAGCGATACTCACCTCATACACTTTTGTGAAGTTTCCTAAAACCCCAACGATACTACCATATGAGATCTTAACCCTATCAAACGGCTCATCAACCTCATCAATGATCATTTTAAATTTGTTCTTGTAACCAATCCCTAATAGTTTTAAGTCAATTACTTTTACTCCTCCCGTACCATCAATTTCTTCACCTACCTTTTGATCTCCGAGGTAACGTTGGATTTTATATCCTTTAATCAACTCTAAACTCAATACAGGGTTACCTGGTACTTCTGTAATGATATGTAGCTTATCACCAGGTACAGCTTGTTGTTTAAACACTACGGTTAAACTTGCCATATTGGCTACAGCTACCCCTCTTGAAATCATTGCATACGTTTCTAAATCATCATCAACAGCATTCCACGCATGAGAAACAGAAGCCGTAGCACTTGCTACTCCTAAACCGATATCTTGTACTCCGTGAAGCACGTCTAACACAGATTCGTGAACACCTGTTGTAACAGGAGCACAATATCCAGGGCTAAAAGCATCTACTCGCTTCTCGTAGTACACTCCATATACTTTTGCCAATTGAGCTACCCCAACTAAAGCACCTAAGGAAATTTGAACCCCGTGATACGCTTGAGCTCCATTCTTATCAGAAGGAACAAATGTGTATTCAAATACGTTGTCAGAAGCTAATAAATCAAGTACTCCTCCTGCAACTGGTTTAATAGCTCCAATTCTCTTACCATTTGCATCAAGCCCTACAACCGACATTCCTCCTGCCAATACCAATCCGCTATACTCCTTACCTAACTTAATGGTAACTGGCGTACCTGCTGGAACAGGTTGATCTCCATCAAAATAAATATTCTGCCAAGTAGTCCCTAATCCAAGTAAAGCTACAGTCGTAGAAATAGTAGAGTGTGTGGTTGGATCTGTGTCTGTTGCATTTTCTTTACCTGCCACAAAACCACCTAAAGTAGTAAACCACGTTGTTTTCCAGTTCCCAACACCCGTAGCATATACACGCTCTGTTAATGGAGGACAAACTGAACTATCCCATACGTTTACAACCAAACTTTCAAAAGTTGCACAACCATTACTTGACTCACTTGATACTGTTAAGGTGTAAATACCAGGAGCTGTAAATTCAACTATATCACCTGTTTTTAACTTTTTACCAGTATGGTCATGCCACACTACATTTGAACCATTTGTATATACTGCTGGTAATTTGATAGAAACTGATGTATTGCTTCCAGGATCAAACTTTAATCCTCTCCTATTTCCTCCTTCTATTTCTAATTCTGGCACTGGATTATATTCTATCACAATTGGATCAGATGGTTCAGAAAAACAAGCCTCTTTATTCTTAATACGCACTGTATAAACCCCAGGCTGATCAGCTATAAAAGTCTTTTCTTTTCCTCTTTTTGCTTCTTTTTCTTGTTCTTCTGTAGTTGCATTTTTATCTACATTACCCTCAATTGCAACGCCATTCAAATACCATTGATAAAATTCAGCTTTCTCATTTACCGTTAGAATTCTCTCGTCGCCTGAACAAATCACCTCACTTTTTCCGTTTACAGTTGGTTTTGCTGGCATTGGAAGTAATTCTACTTTCACTTCAGCAGCATCCCCTTGGAAACAATATCCAAAGTCCTCTACGGTTACATAGTAAGTTGTATTAACTAAAGCAGTAACAGTAATAGATGATCCTATTTGTGGTACATCTGTTCTGTCTTTCGTCTTATACCATTTGAAAATTGGGTTATCTAATTTTGGTTTCCCAAGTCCATATAACTTAGCTTTTAACTCTACTACAGTACCGTAGCATACAGCATTTTTTCCAGTACCCCCTCCTTCTATTACTATATATTTATTATCAATTGGCTTACAATTCGTAGACAACTTATACTCAACTTCTTTTGATTCTTCTACTCCTTGAGTATTCTTATAAGTAACTACTGCCTTATTCACTACTTCATTCGCTGAAGGAGCATTGTTAACTTTCGTCTTTAACGTAAAGTCAATCGACTCACCTACTTTAAGTACCCCTATTTTGTATGTAATTTTATTGCCATCTACTATACCACCACCATTGTCAATAATCTCAATTACAGCAGGTACAGCCTCGCTAATTACATCTTGAATCACAAACGACTTTAAGTCTTTATTACCTGTATTTTTTACCGTAATTAAATATGTCAATTCATCTCCAACCAAAGCCTGGTTGCTATTTACTCCATTACTACTTCCTGTCTTAGTAATAGCAACATCGTAATTTGGTGTTACCCCAATCTCAGTACCTGGTTTCTTTGTTGTATCAGGTGTAGTTGGTTTATTATTATCTGTTGGCGGAAATGAAGGAATCTCATCACCTGTCTGGTTAACTCTAACCACAGCAATATTTTTAATAACATCAATTCCTTCTAAATTGTCATTTACTTTAGCTTTAAATGTAAATGCAGTCGTACTTCCTACTTTCAGTTCCACATCACTTGTAAAGTGAACCTTTCCATTGTAAAAATCTCCTCCACTTATGAAAGTCAGTCCTTTTGGAAGTTCATCACTAACCGTAAACCCAAGCAATGAAGCTGTACCATTATTTTTTACGTGGATTGTATATTCAACCATTTCTCCACCTTTTACAGTAGTCGTTTTTGAAATACCATCAACTTTATAAGACTTCCAGCTTACTACATCAGAAGATGCATACACAGAACAGCTACGCGTTACACCGTACAATTCAACAGGAGGGAAAACACCAACGTTTAACACGTTTTTAATTCCAACCGAAATACGATCATAACGACCAGCTACTTTAAATGGAATATCAAGAACGTTTCCAGCGTTAATTAAGCTTAACACATCAACTCCTTCTACTAATCCATTTTTCCAATCCAAGGTTGCTACTTTCGCATCCCCGTTGTAAGCAATAATTTCTAAGCTTTCTAACAAAGGAACAGTTACCCCACCCTGACCTACTTTTAAGCGTATTTTAGTTACGTCATTAGGCACAGAAAGTGTATTGAAATAAATAAACTGTTTTACTGAAGCACCAACACCCAATGTACCCAAACTGATTTGAGAGAAATTAGTTGTATTTTCATTAATAGCCCATTCCGGATTTGTAACACCAGCCTTTCCTAAATCATTCACTGATAAACCAAGACCATCATATTCATAAGAAGTTGCAAAAGCAGGCGCACAAGTATCACTTCCTGTTTCATAACACATTCCGTACACATTCATTGAATTTGGAGCAGCAGTAGCACCAACCAATGCTTTAGAAACATCCGTAATTTTAATTGACTTATATTCTTTAGAAGGTGTAATTGCTAAATACGTACGCCCTAAAGCATCAACTATAACTCTAATTTTTCCATTTTTAAATGAAGATGTTACAGCCTGACTTCCTTCTTCTAAAACCGTTCTTCCTTTAGAATCCTTTACCTCTACTTTAAAATAGTGATCTCCTAATAAAACATTATTCAATAAACCTGCTACAACATTACCTAAACTACCGCCCAGTAAAGCTTTTAACTTATCACTTTCAAAATCAATTCTTACATACGAAGTAACATTAGCCTTTACCGAATTTTCATATCCCAATTCTACATACCCTTCCATTTTTCCTAATCCCAATAAAATACCAGCCCCAGATTGAAGTGTAGTGTACGAATCAAAATTCCCATCAAACAAGTTATTGATGTCATTTGCATTTTCAGCTCCTATTAAAGTAGTAGCACAAACTGGCGAAATAAAAGGCGATACCCCCGTAGTAACCGGACAAGCATCATTCACTCTTTTCACCCCATATAATCTAATAGCAGGAGTAACAGACACATTAACCCCAGCAAAGGCATTTATCTCTACCCTATCAAATGTTTTTCTTGTGTCAAATTTTAGTGTTTGAATTCCCCCTGACTTAAACAAACTCAATAAATCAAGGTTGTTTACTAATCCTTGTTGCAGTCCAAATGTTTCTTGCTCTTTATCTCCTAAATACGTTTTAACCTTATAACTTCCAATTAAGTTAATACTTGCCAAAGACGTAGGATCTAATTGTAAGCGCACTTGAAGTTCATCACCAATTTGAGAAGGCGTATTAAAATAAACCATCTGTCCTACAGAACCACCAAGCGTTATAAGCCCTGTACTAATCTCAGAATACTCAGATGAGTTATCGCTAATTGCTTTATATGGATTTTTTGCTCCAGCCTCACCTAACTTACCTAAACTTAGAGTCACCCCCTTTTGGTCATAAGAAGTAAACTGTGGTGCAAAACACGCATCAGTACCTATCTCACGACACATATTATATACTTTTAAAGTACGCGTTTCTCCATTTGGAATACTCGACACTTTATTTGTAACCTTTATACTATTATAAGATGAACTAGGAGTAACAGCTAAGTAGTATCTACCAATTTTATCTTGTACTACCGTCATTTTACCTCCCGTAGTTCCAGCAAAACCATTCTGACTTGTCGTTTTAGCAACTGATGTACTACCGTTATATGCCTCCACTTCAAAATAAGAATTACCAATTAAAGTACCTACTACAGCATCTAATGCCTTACCTAAAGTACCACCTAACAATTTCCCTAACACCTCATCTTGCGAATCAATGCGGATATAAGAAGTTGTATAAGCAGGCACAGTAGTATCATACCCCATTTGAATCATACCATGTGCAGGTAAAGACGAAAGTAAAGAGCCCGCACTTGCAATTAGTGAAGCATACGTTTCATTATTACCATCTATGGCATTTGTTGCAAAATCAACATTTTCAAAATCTATAATTGACGTAGCACAACTTGCCGTTTCAAAAGGTACAGCAGTTGGTGCAGGTACAACTACTTGCGGATTAACACATGTTTTACCATCATATCTTTCAACGTCATAAATACACAAACCACCATTAGCTAATCCCACGCCAATAGCTGTATTAATGCGTAACTCAACTTTGTCAAATGCTTTTCCTGGCGCAAACGTCAATATAGAAGACTCTTTTCCGCTAAGCAATGTTAGTAAGTCAGTACCATTTAATAAACCACCACTCAAAGAGCGATTATACACCAACTGATTCTTGTTATAAGCTCTTACTTCTAAGGCATTAATCACATTCAAATCTAAGAAACTTTCATTTGCTCCAATCTTTATATTGAATGTAGCATCTGCTGCTGAAGTAGTTGGGAAATTAAAATATTGTGACAAATGACCACCTACACCAACATTTAAGAAATTACCTGATTTTAGAATTGAATAAGAATTTACATCGTTATCAATAGATTTAGAAAACTCTT contains these protein-coding regions:
- a CDS encoding DUF11 domain-containing protein: MKNKTTFLLWKRLIIFLVLLVPLTYGYGQEKVYAKSAIFGTNNKITVLGIGSYKPTTDKNIANVIDVDKAVDKNLDSFASLFATNIAVVVGANGEAWIQTNFETAVPANTVAYVKVSAPINKGANLDLGKLVGGLLGVLGSNLIVEAYENDTTALNSKDVIVDFSETANGDLYLAISASKPFKGVRVSLRAEGSILNLLGGNKLEMNVYEAFYYKGDNSCGKPVSTAIEAKGLKIDLLGGLFELIGTKEFSKSIDNDVNSYSILKSGNFLNVGVGGHLSQYFNFPTTSAADATFNIKIGANESFLDLNVINALEVRAYNKNQLVYNRSLSGGLLNGTDLLTLLSGKESSILTFAPGKAFDKVELRINTAIGVGLANGGLCIYDVERYDGKTCVNPQVVVPAPTAVPFETASCATSIIDFENVDFATNAIDGNNETYASLIASAGSLLSSLPAHGMIQMGYDTTVPAYTTSYIRIDSQDEVLGKLLGGTLGKALDAVVGTLIGNSYFEVEAYNGSTSVAKTTSQNGFAGTTGGKMTVVQDKIGRYYLAVTPSSSYNSIKVTNKVSSIPNGETRTLKVYNMCREIGTDACFAPQFTSYDQKGVTLSLGKLGEAGAKNPYKAISDNSSEYSEISTGLITLGGSVGQMVYFNTPSQIGDELQVRLQLDPTSLASINLIGSYKVKTYLGDKEQETFGLQQGLVNNLDLLSLFKSGGIQTLKFDTRKTFDRVEINAFAGVNVSVTPAIRLYGVKRVNDACPVTTGVSPFISPVCATTLIGAENANDINNLFDGNFDSYTTLQSGAGILLGLGKMEGYVELGYENSVKANVTSYVRIDFESDKLKALLGGSLGNVVAGLLNNVLLGDHYFKVEVKDSKGRTVLEEGSQAVTSSFKNGKIRVIVDALGRTYLAITPSKEYKSIKITDVSKALVGATAAPNSMNVYGMCYETGSDTCAPAFATSYEYDGLGLSVNDLGKAGVTNPEWAINENTTNFSQISLGTLGVGASVKQFIYFNTLSVPNDVTKIRLKVGQGGVTVPLLESLEIIAYNGDAKVATLDWKNGLVEGVDVLSLINAGNVLDIPFKVAGRYDRISVGIKNVLNVGVFPPVELYGVTRSCSVYASSDVVSWKSYKVDGISKTTTVKGGEMVEYTIHVKNNGTASLLGFTVSDELPKGLTFISGGDFYNGKVHFTSDVELKVGSTTAFTFKAKVNDNLEGIDVIKNIAVVRVNQTGDEIPSFPPTDNNKPTTPDTTKKPGTEIGVTPNYDVAITKTGSSNGVNSNQALVGDELTYLITVKNTGNKDLKSFVIQDVISEAVPAVIEIIDNGGGIVDGNKITYKIGVLKVGESIDFTLKTKVNNAPSANEVVNKAVVTYKNTQGVEESKEVEYKLSTNCKPIDNKYIVIEGGGTGKNAVCYGTVVELKAKLYGLGKPKLDNPIFKWYKTKDRTDVPQIGSSITVTALVNTTYYVTVEDFGYCFQGDAAEVKVELLPMPAKPTVNGKSEVICSGDERILTVNEKAEFYQWYLNGVAIEGNVDKNATTEEQEKEAKRGKEKTFIADQPGVYTVRIKNKEACFSEPSDPIVIEYNPVPELEIEGGNRRGLKFDPGSNTSVSIKLPAVYTNGSNVVWHDHTGKKLKTGDIVEFTAPGIYTLTVSSESSNGCATFESLVVNVWDSSVCPPLTERVYATGVGNWKTTWFTTLGGFVAGKENATDTDPTTHSTISTTVALLGLGTTWQNIYFDGDQPVPAGTPVTIKLGKEYSGLVLAGGMSVVGLDANGKRIGAIKPVAGGVLDLLASDNVFEYTFVPSDKNGAQAYHGVQISLGALVGVAQLAKVYGVYYEKRVDAFSPGYCAPVTTGVHESVLDVLHGVQDIGLGVASATASVSHAWNAVDDDLETYAMISRGVAVANMASLTVVFKQQAVPGDKLHIITEVPGNPVLSLELIKGYKIQRYLGDQKVGEEIDGTGGVKVIDLKLLGIGYKNKFKMIIDEVDEPFDRVKISYGSIVGVLGNFTKVYEVSIAPKIDLGSNFDIEKDTKDICNSGVLEILPSDACSTYKIFTQEKGGDELTDLGNNKFKMPGKITPIEEVDDDGKPTGVLYEVIFVQTYRNGCLVGRRIPIKVKTKNCSVKSNLNVTHKIKI